One Arthrobacter sp. StoSoilB20 DNA segment encodes these proteins:
- a CDS encoding zinc-dependent metalloprotease → MVSSARDSSAGAPSLINWDLASSTAARLAPPGPELSAGEIGKAVENLRFNADISVPHVHDITGLEAARDLRDSHVLVVDRASWSKANTQSFSVMLQPALKKMLESRNGAAMTPAAAAASGAITGTQLGAVLAFLSSKVLGQYDPFAALAPDSNVPPGGRLLLVAPNIISVERELNVHPDDFRLWVCLHEQTHRVQFAAAPWLRHHMLDEIEKLSGNLLGNMDSLVERAGAVAKSLRDRNPSEKAPGRGAILDILQDPEEKASLSHITAVMSLLEGHANVVMDAVDSSIVPSVRTIRQRFNERGKDRGVVEKFIRNLLGLDAKMRQYTDGAKFVREVVAVAGMEGFNRVWTSAEYLPTEEEIHNSKLWLERMGL, encoded by the coding sequence ATGGTGTCATCTGCCCGCGATTCGTCAGCAGGGGCCCCGTCCCTGATCAATTGGGACCTGGCCTCCTCTACGGCTGCCCGGCTTGCCCCTCCCGGTCCGGAGCTTAGCGCCGGGGAGATCGGCAAGGCGGTGGAGAACCTGCGCTTCAACGCGGATATCTCGGTTCCGCACGTCCACGACATCACTGGCCTGGAAGCGGCCCGGGACCTGCGGGACTCGCACGTCCTGGTGGTTGACCGTGCCTCCTGGTCCAAAGCCAATACGCAGAGTTTCTCAGTGATGCTCCAGCCCGCGCTGAAGAAAATGCTGGAGAGCCGCAACGGTGCCGCCATGACCCCGGCCGCCGCAGCAGCCAGCGGTGCCATCACCGGCACCCAGCTCGGGGCCGTGCTGGCTTTCCTCTCCAGCAAGGTCCTGGGCCAGTACGACCCATTCGCTGCCTTGGCCCCCGACTCCAACGTTCCCCCGGGCGGCAGGCTCCTGCTCGTTGCCCCGAACATCATTTCCGTGGAACGTGAACTCAACGTCCACCCCGACGACTTCCGGCTCTGGGTCTGCCTGCACGAGCAAACACACCGTGTGCAGTTCGCCGCCGCGCCGTGGCTCCGCCACCACATGCTGGACGAAATCGAAAAGCTCAGCGGCAACCTCCTGGGCAACATGGACTCGCTGGTGGAGCGCGCGGGCGCGGTTGCCAAGTCCCTGCGGGACCGCAATCCCTCCGAGAAAGCACCCGGACGGGGCGCCATCCTCGACATCCTGCAGGATCCCGAGGAAAAAGCGTCCCTGTCCCACATCACGGCTGTCATGAGCCTCCTCGAAGGCCATGCGAACGTGGTCATGGATGCCGTGGACTCGAGCATCGTCCCGTCCGTGAGGACCATCCGCCAGCGCTTCAACGAGCGCGGCAAGGACCGCGGTGTCGTGGAGAAGTTCATCCGCAACCTCCTCGGCCTGGATGCCAAGATGCGCCAGTACACCGATGGCGCCAAGTTCGTCCGTGAAGTGGTTGCCGTGGCAGGCATGGAAGGCTTCAACCGGGTGTGGACGTCCGCCGAATACCTTCCCACCGAAGAAGAGATCCACAACTCCAAGCTGTGGCTTGAGCGGATGGGGCTTTGA
- the tilS gene encoding tRNA lysidine(34) synthetase TilS: MQNALASAGYPQRVLVACSGGPDSLALAAIAAYFGRRGHVDGHPVAVAGVVVDHQLQPGSAEVASRAAGVLRELGLSPVEVRTVEVAATGYGPEAAARDARHAALDSAAEDLACDAILLGHTLDDQAEQVLLGLARGSGTRSLAGMRPARGRLLRPFLGLRREETLEICEVEELSPWHDPSNADPAFARSRTRVEVMPVLEEKLGPGVAESLARTAAILQQDADFLEGLAKETYLSLVRHEGDDAWLPEDAVRELPAALRFRVIAKAAADVGGQQPGYGRLQAAEALLRRQGSAGPVELPGHVSVYRLSLSDLEQERSVSAGAPAAGGPRDSADAGPREAARCGKLVFRHQKPSQQ; this comes from the coding sequence TTGCAGAACGCCTTGGCTTCCGCCGGCTACCCCCAACGGGTGCTCGTAGCATGCAGCGGCGGCCCGGATTCGTTGGCTTTGGCGGCCATCGCCGCCTATTTCGGCCGGCGCGGCCACGTCGATGGACACCCGGTGGCTGTTGCCGGAGTGGTGGTGGATCATCAGCTGCAGCCAGGTTCTGCAGAAGTCGCCTCCCGGGCTGCCGGGGTGCTGCGGGAGCTGGGCTTGTCTCCGGTGGAGGTGCGCACTGTGGAAGTCGCCGCCACCGGCTATGGTCCCGAGGCCGCAGCCAGGGACGCCCGTCACGCTGCGCTGGATTCTGCCGCCGAGGATCTGGCCTGTGATGCGATCCTTCTGGGCCATACCCTGGACGACCAAGCCGAGCAGGTGTTGCTGGGGCTGGCCCGCGGTTCCGGGACCCGGTCCCTGGCAGGGATGAGGCCCGCCCGTGGCCGCCTCCTCCGGCCGTTCCTTGGGCTTCGTCGCGAGGAGACCCTGGAAATCTGCGAGGTGGAGGAACTTTCCCCCTGGCACGACCCCAGTAACGCCGATCCCGCGTTCGCGCGCTCCAGGACCCGTGTTGAGGTCATGCCGGTCCTGGAAGAGAAACTGGGCCCGGGCGTGGCTGAATCATTGGCGAGGACTGCCGCAATCCTGCAGCAGGACGCTGATTTCCTCGAAGGCCTGGCCAAGGAGACCTATCTCTCACTTGTCCGGCACGAAGGCGATGATGCCTGGCTTCCCGAGGACGCCGTACGCGAGCTGCCGGCCGCCCTCAGGTTCCGTGTCATCGCCAAGGCCGCCGCCGACGTCGGGGGTCAACAACCGGGCTATGGACGCCTCCAGGCAGCGGAAGCACTGCTTCGGCGCCAAGGGTCAGCCGGACCCGTGGAACTTCCCGGCCATGTCAGTGTTTACCGTTTGTCCCTCAGCGATTTGGAGCAGGAGCGTTCGGTGTCCGCCGGCGCTCCGGCAGCCGGTGGCCCGCGTGATTCGGCCGACGCCGGTCCCCGCGAAGCCGCGCGCTGTGGGAAGCTAGTATTCCGGCATCAGAAACCGTCCCAACAGTAG
- the hpt gene encoding hypoxanthine phosphoribosyltransferase — protein sequence MDSNDVQADLKHVLYTKEQIQTRIAELAAQIDKDYEGRDILVVGVLKGAVMVMADLARALHSHVSMDWMAVSSYGSGTQSSGVVRILKDLDTDLMGKDVLIVEDIIDSGLTLSWLKSNLESRGTASVEICTAFRKPTAAKVEIDVKYVGYDIPNEFVVGYGLDYAEKYRNLDFVGTLAPHVYE from the coding sequence GTGGATTCAAACGACGTCCAGGCAGATCTCAAGCACGTTCTTTACACCAAGGAACAGATCCAGACGCGCATTGCAGAACTCGCAGCGCAGATCGATAAGGACTACGAAGGCCGCGACATACTGGTTGTCGGCGTCCTCAAGGGTGCGGTGATGGTCATGGCTGACCTGGCGCGCGCACTGCACAGCCACGTCAGCATGGACTGGATGGCTGTCTCGTCCTACGGCTCCGGTACCCAGTCCTCCGGCGTCGTCCGTATCCTCAAGGACCTCGACACCGACCTCATGGGCAAGGATGTCCTGATTGTTGAAGACATCATCGACTCCGGCCTGACCCTTTCCTGGCTCAAGTCCAACCTTGAGTCGCGTGGCACGGCCAGCGTCGAGATCTGCACGGCTTTCCGCAAGCCGACTGCCGCCAAGGTGGAGATCGACGTCAAGTACGTCGGCTACGACATCCCCAACGAGTTTGTGGTGGGCTACGGCCTCGACTACGCCGAGAAGTACCGCAACCTGGACTTCGTGGGCACTTTGGCCCCGCACGTTTACGAGTAA
- a CDS encoding type IV toxin-antitoxin system AbiEi family antitoxin domain-containing protein, translating into MTIPELILAADATRIGHDARHLAKQAKRGELVRVRRGAYTRSAYWAELNERQRHGLQAAALVNAARTPPLFNLQTAALLWGLGVVGVPQGLCTVTEDPRGGRSKHGIRRSFGSLDAGVAQLGDFRVTDKVRTTIELAAALNFAEALAVVDSSRRNQGWGDDLEADNWNKDKAWGPPASVDELAEAVSALTRVSRKRRAESILDLSSDKSESVGESISRAQMILLNFPVPSLQGSFTLGNGRTARTDFWWPELDLVGEFDGHGKYLRKRLRGNQTIQQAVMAEKARENGLRALGLTVVRWDWAEMMNPRVFARILNDGGLRSLRAA; encoded by the coding sequence ATGACCATTCCAGAACTCATCCTCGCTGCAGATGCGACACGCATCGGGCATGACGCGCGGCACCTCGCGAAGCAGGCCAAGCGTGGCGAGCTGGTGCGGGTCCGACGGGGCGCTTATACACGCTCTGCTTATTGGGCGGAGTTGAACGAGCGTCAGCGGCACGGACTCCAAGCAGCCGCGCTGGTCAATGCAGCCAGGACTCCGCCCCTGTTCAACTTGCAGACGGCCGCACTCCTATGGGGGCTCGGCGTAGTGGGCGTACCTCAGGGCTTATGCACTGTCACTGAAGACCCAAGAGGCGGCAGGTCCAAGCACGGGATCCGGAGAAGCTTCGGGTCCCTTGACGCCGGGGTGGCCCAACTTGGTGACTTTCGAGTCACAGACAAGGTCCGCACCACAATAGAGCTTGCCGCCGCCCTCAATTTTGCTGAGGCCTTGGCCGTAGTGGACTCCAGCCGACGCAACCAAGGGTGGGGCGATGATTTAGAGGCCGACAATTGGAACAAGGATAAAGCGTGGGGTCCTCCGGCAAGCGTCGACGAACTTGCTGAAGCTGTCTCCGCTCTCACCAGGGTTTCCAGAAAGCGACGGGCCGAGTCGATTCTCGATCTTTCCTCAGACAAATCCGAATCAGTGGGGGAATCCATAAGCCGAGCACAAATGATCTTGCTCAACTTTCCCGTACCCAGCCTTCAAGGTTCTTTTACCCTGGGAAACGGACGCACTGCCCGAACTGACTTCTGGTGGCCCGAGCTGGACCTTGTCGGGGAATTCGATGGACACGGAAAGTACCTAAGAAAAAGGTTGCGGGGAAACCAGACCATCCAGCAGGCGGTCATGGCAGAGAAGGCCCGCGAGAATGGTCTGCGGGCGCTGGGCCTCACTGTCGTGCGCTGGGACTGGGCCGAGATGATGAACCCACGCGTGTTCGCACGTATTTTGAACGACGGCGGGCTTCGTTCCTTGCGTGCAGCGTAA
- the ftsH gene encoding ATP-dependent zinc metalloprotease FtsH, whose product MKAKSFFKGPGIWIVVVVGLLLVAFATLAPGGSTRIDTKEGLELLSQSGKVEQAKIFDAENRVDLVLKDNLNLDGQDKGKNVQFFYVTDRGPDVVKAVTNANPDKGFTDQPIENNWFSGLFSLLIPVLLLGVLFWFLLSRMQGGGSKVMQFGKSKAKLVNKDMPQVTFSDVAGADEAVEELQEIKEFLQEPAKFQAVGAKIPKGVLLYGPPGTGKTLLARAVAGEAGVPFFSISGSDFVEMFVGVGASRVRDLFEQAKASSPAIIFVDEIDAVGRHRGAGIGGGNDEREQTLNQLLVEMDGFDVKTNVILIAATNRPDVLDPALLRPGRFDRQITVEAPDMIGREQILNVHAKGKPMAQGIDLRAVAKKTPGYTGADLANVLNEAALLTARSNANLIDDRALDEAIDRVMAGPQKRSRVMKELERKITAYHEGGHALVAAALRNSAPVTKITILPRGRALGYTMVIPEDDKYSVTRNELLDQMAYAMGGRVAEEIVFHDPSTGASNDIEKATSTARKMVTQYGMSERVGAVKLGQGGGEPFLGRDAAQERNFSDQIAYVVDEEVRRLIDQAHDEAYAILTENRDVLDRLALELLERETLNQAEIAEIFHDIRKRDFREIWLSKESRPVQSIPPVESRAEKAEREAQEEAKKARLDEPLDVVAPHAQGVSSQESFQAPRPDGGNDSTHHG is encoded by the coding sequence ATGAAAGCTAAGAGTTTCTTCAAGGGCCCGGGCATCTGGATTGTTGTCGTTGTTGGCTTGCTCCTGGTGGCATTCGCAACACTGGCTCCGGGCGGTTCAACCCGTATTGACACCAAGGAAGGCCTTGAGCTCCTTTCCCAAAGCGGGAAGGTTGAGCAGGCCAAGATTTTCGACGCCGAGAACCGCGTTGACCTGGTGCTTAAGGACAACCTGAACCTGGATGGCCAGGACAAGGGCAAGAACGTCCAGTTCTTCTACGTCACCGATCGCGGTCCGGATGTAGTGAAGGCAGTCACCAACGCCAACCCGGACAAGGGCTTCACGGACCAGCCGATCGAGAACAACTGGTTCTCCGGCCTGTTCTCGCTGCTCATTCCGGTGCTGTTGCTCGGTGTCCTCTTCTGGTTCCTGCTCTCCCGTATGCAGGGCGGCGGCTCCAAGGTGATGCAGTTCGGCAAGTCCAAGGCCAAACTGGTCAACAAGGACATGCCGCAGGTGACGTTCTCTGACGTCGCCGGTGCCGACGAAGCCGTGGAAGAGCTCCAGGAAATCAAGGAGTTCCTCCAGGAACCGGCCAAGTTCCAGGCCGTGGGCGCCAAGATCCCCAAGGGTGTGCTGCTCTACGGCCCTCCAGGTACCGGTAAGACCCTGCTGGCCCGCGCTGTCGCAGGCGAGGCCGGCGTTCCCTTCTTCTCCATCTCCGGCTCGGACTTCGTTGAAATGTTCGTCGGCGTGGGTGCTTCCCGTGTCCGCGACTTGTTTGAGCAGGCCAAGGCCAGTTCTCCAGCGATCATTTTCGTGGATGAGATCGACGCCGTTGGACGTCACCGTGGTGCCGGTATCGGCGGCGGCAACGATGAACGCGAGCAGACGTTGAACCAGCTCCTCGTGGAGATGGACGGTTTCGACGTCAAGACCAACGTCATCCTCATCGCTGCCACCAACCGCCCGGACGTCCTGGATCCTGCGCTGCTGCGCCCGGGCCGTTTCGACCGCCAGATCACCGTGGAAGCCCCGGACATGATTGGCCGCGAGCAGATCCTGAACGTCCACGCCAAGGGCAAGCCCATGGCCCAGGGCATCGACCTCCGGGCTGTGGCCAAGAAGACCCCGGGTTACACAGGTGCTGACCTGGCCAACGTGCTGAACGAGGCCGCACTGCTGACCGCGCGTTCCAACGCCAACCTGATTGACGACCGCGCGCTGGACGAGGCAATCGACCGCGTCATGGCCGGCCCGCAGAAGCGCAGCCGCGTCATGAAGGAACTCGAGCGCAAGATCACCGCTTACCACGAGGGTGGCCACGCACTGGTTGCTGCTGCCCTGCGCAACTCCGCCCCGGTCACCAAGATCACCATCCTTCCCCGCGGCCGCGCCCTGGGCTACACCATGGTGATTCCCGAGGACGACAAGTACTCGGTGACGCGCAACGAATTGCTGGACCAGATGGCCTACGCCATGGGCGGTCGTGTTGCTGAGGAAATCGTGTTCCACGATCCCTCCACAGGAGCATCCAACGACATCGAAAAGGCCACCTCCACGGCCCGGAAGATGGTCACCCAGTACGGCATGAGCGAGCGTGTTGGTGCGGTGAAACTGGGCCAGGGTGGCGGAGAGCCGTTCCTCGGACGCGACGCCGCTCAGGAGCGCAACTTCTCGGACCAGATCGCCTACGTTGTGGACGAGGAAGTACGGCGCCTGATCGATCAGGCACACGACGAGGCTTACGCCATCCTCACGGAAAACCGGGACGTCCTGGACCGCCTGGCCTTGGAACTGCTTGAGCGGGAAACCTTGAACCAGGCCGAAATTGCTGAGATCTTCCACGACATCCGGAAGCGCGATTTCCGTGAGATCTGGTTGTCCAAGGAATCCCGCCCCGTCCAGTCCATCCCGCCGGTTGAAAGCCGTGCGGAAAAGGCTGAACGCGAAGCCCAGGAAGAGGCCAAGAAGGCACGTCTGGACGAGCCGCTGGACGTCGTCGCTCCGCATGCCCAGGGGGTCAGCAGCCAGGAATCCTTCCAGGCACCGCGACCTGACGGCGGCAACGACTCCACGCATCACGGCTAA
- the folE gene encoding GTP cyclohydrolase I FolE: MTHFDDDDDLAAAHGSAVGSQHSHKVDRPRIEAAVREILLAIGEDPERGGLLDTPKRVAKAYAEVFAGLHQHPADVLSTTFDLDHEELVLVKDIPFYSTCEHHLVPFHGVAHVGYIPSHDGKVTGLSKLARLVDIYARRPQVQERLTTQIVEALVKHLNPRGAIVVVECEHMCMSMRGIRKPGAKTVTSAVRGQLHDPATRAEAMSLILGR, translated from the coding sequence GTGACTCATTTCGACGACGACGACGACCTCGCCGCCGCCCACGGTTCCGCCGTGGGCTCCCAGCACAGCCATAAAGTAGACCGTCCGCGCATTGAAGCCGCTGTCCGGGAGATCCTCCTGGCCATCGGTGAAGACCCTGAGCGTGGAGGCCTCCTGGACACGCCAAAGCGCGTGGCCAAGGCGTACGCCGAGGTCTTCGCGGGTCTGCACCAGCACCCCGCGGATGTCCTTTCCACCACGTTCGACCTCGACCATGAGGAGCTTGTCCTTGTGAAGGACATCCCCTTCTACTCGACGTGTGAGCACCACCTTGTGCCGTTCCATGGCGTGGCGCATGTTGGTTATATTCCGTCACACGACGGAAAGGTGACGGGCCTGAGCAAGCTGGCACGGTTGGTGGATATCTATGCGCGCCGGCCCCAGGTGCAGGAGCGCCTGACCACGCAGATCGTCGAGGCGCTGGTGAAGCACCTCAACCCGCGCGGCGCGATCGTCGTCGTCGAATGCGAACACATGTGTATGTCCATGCGCGGCATCCGCAAGCCCGGCGCAAAGACCGTCACCAGTGCGGTGCGCGGTCAACTCCATGACCCGGCCACCCGCGCCGAGGCCATGAGCCTCATACTCGGAAGGTAA
- the folP gene encoding dihydropteroate synthase — protein sequence MDSLAAAPGTGPATSPLPVLRKPRPAARFEDLPTDRTLVMGILNVTPDSFSDGGTHRTPDTAIALGLRMFYAGADIIDVGGESTRSGAEPVSPEEEQRRVIPVIQALVKAGALVSIDTMHTSTAAAAIEAGAAIINDVSGLTIEPGMPELVARTKVPYILTHRRGDALTMDNLTDYNNVTEDVVAELSGVRDKLYAAGVAPEQVIIDPGLGFSKNENQNWEILKNLDQLFTLGHKVMVAASRKRFLGSLLTVAGKSAAPLERDAATAAITALSATKGAWAVRVHDVGPSLDAVKVAARIAR from the coding sequence ATGGACTCCCTCGCTGCAGCACCCGGAACCGGCCCGGCCACAAGCCCGCTGCCGGTTCTCCGCAAACCGCGTCCGGCGGCCAGGTTCGAGGACCTGCCGACGGACCGTACGCTCGTCATGGGAATCCTGAACGTCACCCCGGATTCCTTCAGCGACGGCGGCACGCACCGGACGCCGGATACCGCCATCGCGCTCGGCTTGCGCATGTTCTACGCCGGCGCGGACATCATCGACGTCGGGGGCGAATCCACGCGCTCGGGTGCCGAGCCCGTTTCCCCTGAGGAAGAACAGCGCCGGGTCATTCCGGTGATCCAGGCCTTGGTGAAGGCCGGTGCCCTGGTCAGCATCGATACGATGCACACGTCCACTGCGGCCGCTGCGATCGAGGCCGGTGCTGCCATCATCAATGACGTGTCAGGCCTGACCATCGAGCCTGGAATGCCCGAGCTCGTTGCCCGGACCAAGGTTCCGTACATCCTTACGCACCGCCGTGGCGACGCCCTGACCATGGACAACCTCACGGACTACAACAATGTGACGGAAGATGTGGTGGCTGAGCTGAGCGGGGTCCGCGACAAGCTCTATGCGGCAGGTGTTGCCCCTGAGCAGGTCATCATCGATCCCGGCCTGGGTTTCTCCAAGAACGAGAACCAGAACTGGGAGATCCTGAAGAACCTGGATCAGCTTTTCACTTTGGGCCACAAGGTGATGGTGGCCGCATCCCGTAAGCGCTTCCTGGGCTCGTTGCTCACGGTGGCCGGCAAGTCTGCTGCCCCGTTGGAGCGCGATGCCGCAACTGCCGCCATCACCGCTTTGAGCGCCACCAAGGGCGCTTGGGCTGTCCGCGTTCACGACGTCGGCCCCAGCCTTGACGCCGTCAAGGTCGCCGCCCGTATCGCCCGCTGA
- the folB gene encoding dihydroneopterin aldolase, producing the protein MDRITLTGVTAVGYHGVFDFERRDGQPFVVDAVLHTDFTKAAETDDLQYTAHYGEVAGLITRHIEGEPLNLIEGLAVRIAEAILADYSVAAVDVTVHKPKAPIEVPFGDVTVSVHRERS; encoded by the coding sequence GTGGACAGGATCACGCTGACCGGCGTCACCGCCGTCGGTTATCACGGAGTGTTCGATTTCGAGCGCCGTGACGGCCAGCCTTTCGTTGTGGATGCCGTATTGCACACGGACTTCACCAAGGCGGCCGAGACCGATGACCTCCAATACACGGCGCATTACGGCGAGGTTGCCGGGCTGATCACCCGGCATATCGAGGGCGAGCCCTTGAACCTGATCGAGGGCCTGGCTGTCAGGATCGCCGAAGCCATCCTCGCGGACTACAGCGTGGCCGCCGTCGACGTCACTGTCCACAAGCCCAAGGCCCCCATCGAGGTGCCGTTCGGCGATGTTACGGTCAGCGTGCATCGGGAGCGGTCATGA
- the folK gene encoding 2-amino-4-hydroxy-6-hydroxymethyldihydropteridine diphosphokinase: protein MTSGYTKAILALGSNLGERNDTLSTAVAALVDPPEVRLLGVSPVVQTKAVGGPEGQPDFLNMVMAVETTLTPMQLLEHCHRVEQQHHRTREVRWGPRTLDVDIVVYGDVVSGDPVLTLPHPRAAERAFVLYPWSLLEPHAQLNGQGVAELAAVAADMPDIRRFDGYGDVAGVPATGAVEQP from the coding sequence ATGACATCCGGTTACACCAAGGCCATCCTGGCTCTCGGCAGTAACCTGGGGGAGCGCAACGACACCTTGTCCACAGCAGTGGCGGCCCTGGTGGATCCGCCGGAAGTGCGTCTCCTGGGTGTTTCGCCCGTGGTGCAGACCAAAGCAGTGGGCGGCCCCGAAGGACAGCCGGACTTCCTGAACATGGTCATGGCGGTGGAAACAACGTTGACCCCGATGCAGCTCCTGGAGCATTGCCACCGGGTTGAACAGCAGCACCACCGTACGCGTGAGGTTCGCTGGGGCCCACGAACATTGGATGTGGACATCGTTGTTTACGGCGACGTCGTCAGCGGGGACCCTGTTCTGACCCTGCCCCATCCGCGGGCGGCTGAGCGCGCATTCGTGCTCTACCCGTGGTCGCTGCTGGAACCGCACGCGCAATTGAACGGGCAGGGCGTTGCTGAGCTGGCCGCCGTCGCCGCTGACATGCCCGATATCCGGCGTTTCGACGGCTATGGCGACGTCGCCGGAGTACCTGCGACGGGAGCGGTGGAGCAGCCATGA
- a CDS encoding DUF3180 domain-containing protein, with protein MKAMRPVVLVLIAVVAVVVGWLATATTNRYSMPTPVLPVSALVTMAVIAGLTLIMGIRVLRWRNGKKKNMLNPILAARTLVLAQACAYAGTLLFGWHAGISMDLLRIGSLRGGEGILWNALLMGGGGVVMVVVGLVVERFCRIPPEDLEGGSAGPGTRRGETKGEGEYAYRGD; from the coding sequence ATGAAAGCCATGCGCCCGGTAGTTCTGGTGCTCATTGCCGTCGTCGCTGTGGTCGTTGGCTGGTTGGCGACCGCCACCACCAACCGGTACAGCATGCCCACTCCGGTCCTGCCGGTCTCGGCGCTGGTGACCATGGCTGTTATTGCCGGTCTCACGCTCATCATGGGGATCCGTGTGCTGCGCTGGCGCAACGGCAAAAAGAAGAACATGCTCAACCCGATCCTGGCGGCCAGGACGCTGGTCCTTGCACAAGCCTGCGCTTATGCGGGAACGCTCCTCTTTGGCTGGCATGCCGGAATTTCGATGGACCTCCTCCGTATTGGCAGCTTGCGGGGCGGCGAAGGAATTCTTTGGAACGCCCTGTTGATGGGCGGAGGTGGCGTGGTGATGGTGGTGGTCGGACTCGTGGTGGAGCGTTTTTGCCGGATTCCGCCGGAGGACCTTGAAGGTGGTTCTGCAGGACCGGGGACCCGTCGCGGCGAAACCAAGGGTGAAGGCGAATATGCATACCGTGGCGATTGA
- a CDS encoding PH domain-containing protein, with the protein MHTVAIDPPGVQWLRVSPKYVTVRLVEWAIGNVLMLAVFSLPLVFVLLGWWRWPPLWLAIAVPAVMLVLALWRLVLIPRQVRAIGYAERDDDLLIRRGIFFQRTMVVPYGRMQYVDVAVGPVERSLGLCTLKLHTASTGTNAHLPGLPAEEGARLREQLSARGEARLAGL; encoded by the coding sequence ATGCATACCGTGGCGATTGATCCCCCCGGCGTCCAGTGGCTGCGGGTTTCCCCAAAGTACGTCACGGTGCGCTTGGTGGAATGGGCAATTGGCAACGTGCTGATGCTGGCGGTCTTCAGTTTGCCGCTTGTTTTTGTGCTGTTGGGATGGTGGCGGTGGCCGCCGTTGTGGCTGGCGATCGCTGTGCCCGCAGTGATGCTGGTCCTGGCGCTGTGGCGGCTGGTGTTGATTCCCCGCCAAGTGCGCGCAATAGGCTACGCGGAACGCGACGACGACCTCCTCATTCGCCGCGGCATCTTCTTCCAGCGCACCATGGTGGTCCCTTACGGCCGGATGCAGTACGTGGACGTTGCAGTGGGACCGGTTGAGCGCAGCCTGGGACTCTGCACCCTCAAACTCCACACGGCTTCCACGGGTACCAACGCACACCTCCCCGGACTTCCCGCCGAGGAAGGTGCGCGGCTGCGCGAGCAACTTTCGGCCCGTGGAGAAGCCAGGCTGGCCGGGCTGTGA